The Niastella koreensis GR20-10 genome includes a window with the following:
- a CDS encoding glycosyltransferase, which produces MAHKTIVIIGPGHPLRGGLATFNQRLCKAFIEEGHTCSIYSFSLQYPNFLFPGTTQYSTDPAPTDIEIFPVINSVHPLNWLQVGNELKRIRPDIIVVRFWIPFMGPALGTILRRVKKNKHTRIVAITDNVIPHEKRPFDTPFTRYFLKSCDAFITMSEKVMTDLRTFEKEKPAKQVLHPLYDNFGEPISKEEARKKLGIDANEKIALFFGFIRKYKGLDILFEAMNLLKQQPIKLLVAGEFYEDEKAYQEQIERLGIKDSLILRTDFIPDSEVKYYLCAADVVVQPYRNATNSGVTPLAYHFEKPMVVTNVGNLPVQVPHEQVGLVCEPEPAPLAAAITRYFELGEQYFIPHLRTEKAKYSWHNLVKTILEI; this is translated from the coding sequence ATGGCCCATAAAACGATTGTTATCATTGGCCCCGGGCATCCGCTGCGGGGTGGGTTAGCCACTTTTAACCAGCGGCTATGCAAGGCGTTTATTGAAGAGGGCCATACCTGCAGCATCTATTCCTTTTCGTTGCAATACCCTAATTTCCTGTTTCCGGGTACCACGCAGTATTCAACCGATCCTGCACCCACTGATATCGAGATCTTTCCGGTGATCAATTCGGTGCATCCTTTAAACTGGTTACAGGTAGGGAATGAATTAAAACGAATTCGTCCTGACATTATAGTAGTGCGGTTCTGGATCCCTTTTATGGGACCCGCCTTGGGTACTATTTTACGAAGAGTAAAAAAGAACAAACATACCCGCATTGTTGCTATTACAGATAATGTAATACCACACGAAAAAAGACCTTTCGACACGCCTTTTACGCGGTATTTTTTAAAAAGTTGCGATGCTTTTATCACCATGAGTGAAAAAGTAATGACCGATCTGCGCACGTTTGAAAAAGAAAAACCGGCTAAACAGGTGCTGCATCCGCTGTACGATAACTTTGGCGAACCCATTTCAAAAGAAGAAGCCCGGAAGAAACTGGGGATCGATGCCAATGAGAAGATCGCGCTTTTCTTTGGCTTCATCCGCAAATACAAAGGGCTGGATATTTTGTTTGAGGCTATGAACCTGTTGAAGCAACAACCAATTAAATTATTGGTAGCCGGAGAGTTTTATGAAGATGAAAAGGCTTACCAGGAGCAAATTGAGCGATTAGGGATCAAAGATAGCCTGATCCTCAGGACCGATTTTATCCCCGACAGTGAGGTAAAATATTACCTCTGTGCAGCAGATGTAGTAGTACAACCCTATCGTAATGCCACCAATAGTGGTGTTACTCCCCTGGCTTATCATTTTGAGAAACCGATGGTTGTAACCAATGTTGGGAACCTGCCCGTTCAGGTACCCCATGAACAGGTTGGGCTGGTTTGCGAGCCCGAACCTGCCCCCCTGGCTGCCGCCATTACCCGCTATTTTGAACTTGGAGAACAATATTTTATACCGCATCTTCGCACCGAAAAAGCGAAATATTCCTGGCATAATCTTGTTAAGACTATCCTGGAAATATGA
- a CDS encoding dehydrogenase produces MIYRSKAPLRIGLAGGGTDVSPYSDLYGGAILNATVSLYAYANIEPMQEKKILLRAMDRHEEQELDCTKDLPIDGKLDLLKGVYNRIQQQYGMPDTGFKLSTFVDAPAGSGLGTSSTLVVAIVGAFAEMLRLPLGEYDIAHLAYEIERDDLKMAGGKQDQYAATFGGVNYMEFYGDNVVVNPLRIKQQYLFELENNLVLYYTATSRESAKIIEKQSQNVVSKKEKPIDAMHQLKRQAQLMKEALLKGRLHEIGEILDFGFQQKKQMAEGISNTLMDEIYEAAKKAGATGGKISGAGGGGFMTFYCPANSKYAVIEKLKEFGGFVKNYQFVDHGLTSWTI; encoded by the coding sequence ATGATCTACAGAAGCAAAGCACCCTTACGTATTGGTTTGGCCGGTGGCGGAACCGATGTTAGCCCCTACAGCGACCTGTATGGCGGCGCCATCCTTAACGCAACCGTATCGTTGTATGCCTATGCCAATATTGAACCTATGCAGGAGAAAAAGATCCTGCTGCGGGCTATGGACAGACATGAAGAACAGGAATTGGATTGTACCAAAGACCTGCCCATCGATGGCAAGCTCGATCTGTTAAAAGGAGTTTATAACCGCATTCAGCAGCAATATGGCATGCCAGATACCGGGTTTAAGCTTTCTACGTTTGTAGATGCACCGGCAGGCTCAGGTTTAGGTACCTCTTCTACCCTTGTAGTTGCTATTGTAGGGGCCTTTGCAGAAATGCTGCGATTGCCGCTGGGGGAATATGATATTGCTCACCTTGCTTATGAAATTGAACGCGACGATCTGAAAATGGCGGGCGGTAAACAGGACCAGTATGCTGCTACTTTCGGCGGCGTGAATTATATGGAGTTTTATGGGGACAATGTGGTGGTGAACCCATTGCGCATAAAACAACAGTATTTGTTTGAACTGGAAAACAACCTGGTGTTGTATTATACGGCAACCAGCCGTGAATCCGCAAAGATCATTGAAAAGCAAAGCCAGAACGTGGTGTCGAAAAAAGAAAAGCCAATAGATGCCATGCACCAGCTTAAACGTCAGGCCCAGTTAATGAAAGAAGCCCTGTTGAAAGGCAGATTGCATGAAATTGGCGAGATTCTTGACTTTGGGTTCCAGCAAAAAAAGCAAATGGCGGAAGGTATTTCCAATACACTGATGGATGAAATTTATGAAGCGGCTAAAAAAGCAGGCGCTACAGGCGGTAAGATCTCCGGCGCTGGCGGTGGCGGTTTTATGACCTTCTATTGCCCTGCCAATTCCAAATATGCAGTAATAGAAAAGTTAAAAGAGTTTGGTGGTTTTGTAAAGAATTACCAGTTTGTTGATCATGGCCTTACTAGCTGGACTATATAA
- a CDS encoding D-sedoheptulose-7-phosphate isomerase, producing the protein MNNKIADIIKASISTKETILKDPVLLGTIDELANIITSALRNGNRVYFCGNGGSAADAQHLAAEFSGRFYADREALPAEALHCNTSYLTAVANDYSYDVVYARLIRGIGLKGDVLVGLSTSGNSANILKAFEVAREKGIITVGFTGDTGGKMKTLSDYLVNVPSKDTPRIQESHIMLGHIICQLVEEQYFNK; encoded by the coding sequence ATGAATAATAAGATTGCTGATATCATCAAAGCATCGATCAGTACCAAAGAAACTATTTTAAAAGATCCCGTTTTATTGGGAACTATTGACGAACTGGCAAACATCATTACCAGCGCCCTGCGCAATGGTAACCGCGTATATTTCTGTGGAAATGGAGGTAGCGCAGCCGATGCACAACACCTGGCTGCCGAGTTCAGTGGCCGTTTTTATGCCGACCGGGAAGCATTGCCTGCAGAAGCATTGCATTGCAACACGTCTTATTTAACAGCAGTAGCCAATGATTACAGCTATGATGTAGTATATGCCCGGTTAATAAGAGGTATTGGCTTAAAAGGCGATGTGCTGGTTGGTTTATCAACCTCCGGTAACTCAGCTAACATTTTAAAAGCATTTGAGGTGGCCCGCGAAAAAGGTATTATCACGGTTGGTTTTACCGGCGATACCGGTGGTAAAATGAAAACACTCAGCGATTACCTGGTAAATGTTCCTTCAAAAGATACTCCCCGCATCCAGGAAAGCCATATTATGTTAGGACACATCATATGTCAATTGGTGGAAGAACAATATTTCAATAAATAG
- a CDS encoding PH domain-containing protein has protein sequence MRTPLQKGEKILLVTHTSWVKLIIPVIIALAGWVGSYFIGFLDHYGWIAALIGSLYYLAVYFSWKASIWVVTNFRVIDEAGLLNHFAKESPLEKINNVSYDQSLWGRMLNFGHVKIQTAAQIGATDYFNVHGPKRLKDTITLAQAEFQNIQLANQAQHMATAMGIQAGEVKYSSGSTSSGIASELEKLHQLKQQGVISEEEYIKAKNKLLG, from the coding sequence ATGCGAACACCTCTGCAAAAAGGCGAAAAGATCTTACTGGTAACCCATACCAGCTGGGTTAAACTTATTATTCCGGTAATTATAGCCCTGGCCGGCTGGGTTGGTTCTTATTTTATTGGCTTCCTGGACCATTATGGCTGGATTGCCGCTCTCATTGGCTCCCTGTATTATCTGGCAGTGTATTTCTCCTGGAAGGCAAGTATTTGGGTAGTGACTAATTTCCGGGTAATTGATGAAGCCGGTTTACTCAATCATTTTGCCAAAGAAAGCCCGCTCGAAAAGATAAATAATGTCTCCTACGATCAATCACTTTGGGGTCGCATGCTGAATTTCGGACATGTTAAAATTCAAACAGCTGCGCAAATTGGGGCTACAGATTACTTTAATGTGCATGGTCCCAAACGCCTGAAAGACACTATAACGCTGGCGCAAGCCGAGTTTCAAAATATTCAACTGGCCAACCAGGCCCAGCATATGGCTACCGCCATGGGCATACAGGCCGGAGAGGTTAAATATTCATCTGGCTCAACCAGTAGTGGCATAGCCTCGGAACTGGAAAAGCTGCACCAGTTGAAACAACAGGGCGTCATTTCCGAAGAAGAATATATTAAAGCGAAGAATAAATTACTTGGATAA
- a CDS encoding nucleotidyltransferase family protein, with product MAIKECIILAGGLGTRLRSAVPDLPKCMAPVAGKPFLAHVIGYFQQQGVEKFIFSLGYKSEVIQDYLEAGYPGLQKQYVIEQDPLGTGGAILLACRKATEKNVLILNGDTLFSIQLPALTAFHEQHQAHCTLALKPMQHFDRYGVVEIAENGAIKSFKEKQFYESGLINGGVYALQVATFLKEGLPEKFSFEKDYLEKLYTVRPMFGIVQDEYFIDIGIPEDFEKANRELVNSGK from the coding sequence ATGGCTATAAAAGAGTGCATAATTCTGGCTGGAGGTTTGGGTACAAGACTACGCAGCGCTGTCCCCGATTTGCCGAAGTGTATGGCGCCCGTAGCAGGCAAGCCTTTCCTGGCGCATGTTATAGGGTATTTTCAGCAACAGGGAGTTGAAAAATTCATCTTCTCACTGGGCTATAAATCTGAAGTAATTCAGGATTACCTGGAAGCCGGATATCCCGGGCTGCAGAAACAATATGTAATTGAACAAGATCCATTGGGAACCGGCGGCGCTATACTACTGGCCTGCCGTAAGGCTACTGAAAAGAATGTACTGATCCTGAATGGCGACACCCTGTTTTCTATTCAATTACCGGCCCTTACTGCCTTTCATGAACAACACCAGGCGCATTGCACGCTGGCGTTAAAGCCCATGCAGCATTTCGATCGCTATGGTGTGGTTGAGATTGCAGAAAACGGCGCAATAAAAAGCTTTAAGGAAAAGCAGTTTTATGAAAGCGGTTTAATCAATGGCGGTGTTTATGCATTACAGGTAGCAACATTTTTAAAAGAAGGCTTGCCCGAAAAGTTTTCCTTTGAAAAAGATTACCTGGAAAAATTATATACCGTACGGCCTATGTTTGGCATTGTACAGGACGAATATTTTATTGACATCGGAATACCCGAAGATTTTGAAAAAGCGAACCGTGAGCTGGTTAATTCCGGTAAGTAA
- a CDS encoding D-glycero-alpha-D-manno-heptose-1,7-bisphosphate 7-phosphatase: MLDLKKIDNSWTLFLDRDGVINVEKYQDYVYTYDEFVFYDGVPEAIKALSGLFGLVILTTNQRGVGRGLMTEAALQDIHTQMTRDVVNAGGRIDKIYYCVANDPYDPNRKPNPGMIYQAKKDFPAIDLQKSLIVGNNMSDMKFGRNGGIHTVFVKTTHPDQAIPDPAIDLAFNSLPDFAKALQLI, from the coding sequence ATGTTAGACCTTAAAAAGATTGATAACTCCTGGACTTTATTTCTCGATCGTGATGGCGTGATAAATGTTGAGAAGTATCAGGATTACGTATATACCTACGATGAGTTTGTTTTTTATGACGGCGTACCGGAGGCTATAAAGGCATTATCAGGCTTGTTTGGACTGGTTATATTAACCACCAACCAGCGTGGCGTTGGCCGTGGACTGATGACAGAAGCCGCTCTGCAGGATATTCATACCCAAATGACCCGTGATGTGGTGAACGCAGGCGGCCGGATAGACAAGATCTATTATTGTGTAGCCAACGACCCATACGACCCCAATCGCAAGCCTAACCCTGGGATGATTTACCAGGCTAAAAAGGATTTTCCCGCCATCGATCTGCAAAAATCATTGATCGTGGGAAATAACATGAGCGATATGAAATTTGGCCGGAACGGTGGTATTCATACCGTTTTTGTAAAAACAACGCACCCCGACCAGGCGATCCCCGACCCTGCTATTGACCTGGCATTTAATTCATTACCCGATTTTGCAAAAGCTTTACAGTTAATATAA
- a CDS encoding DUF6686 family protein, with translation MCTYQTLFHNDECGYVILCRACDSIQVAFGNLLLTWNRPDFYDFFQFVKRMFNESPIDAATIDRKTLAIPVPCDGVRILLSTRELQQLHQMLDMAETELQSQLLMSLLSGE, from the coding sequence ATGTGCACTTACCAGACCTTGTTTCATAACGACGAATGCGGTTATGTGATCCTGTGCCGGGCCTGCGATTCCATACAGGTGGCTTTTGGTAATTTACTCCTTACCTGGAACCGGCCTGATTTTTATGATTTCTTTCAGTTTGTAAAACGGATGTTCAACGAATCACCCATTGATGCTGCTACTATCGATAGAAAAACACTGGCCATTCCCGTTCCCTGCGATGGGGTACGTATTTTATTAAGCACCCGGGAGCTGCAACAATTACATCAGATGCTGGATATGGCTGAAACCGAATTGCAATCGCAGCTGTTAATGAGCCTGCTGAGCGGTGAATAA
- a CDS encoding sigma-70 family RNA polymerase sigma factor, whose product MDSLRPLLTSYAYNILGSYEDAKDVVQDVLLEMINRTGTDIENEKAYLTRSVINRAINARNKLQKMKSGYPGNWLPEPVATETADGDLNQKDILSYSLMVLLEKLDAKQRAVFILKEAFNYDHEEIAEVLDISVENSRKILSRARAILHNEPIKEVALTSVDYLDKYINVIRSGDVKRLEQLLTNDVMVVSDGGGKVAAALNPLVGIESASAFLAGIYNKFYQDIQAVKAMVNHHPALFYYVNGQLATCQIFVWRNVKIHRVYFVRNPDKLAALQEVRKK is encoded by the coding sequence ATGGATTCCCTGCGACCACTACTTACTTCCTACGCGTATAACATCCTCGGCTCCTATGAGGATGCCAAAGACGTTGTACAGGATGTTTTATTAGAGATGATTAACCGTACCGGTACTGATATTGAGAACGAAAAGGCATATCTAACCCGTTCGGTAATCAATCGCGCCATCAATGCACGCAACAAATTGCAGAAAATGAAATCGGGTTACCCCGGTAACTGGTTGCCCGAACCGGTAGCTACGGAAACTGCTGATGGCGATCTGAACCAGAAAGACATTCTCTCTTACTCCCTCATGGTATTGCTTGAAAAGCTGGATGCCAAACAACGGGCGGTGTTTATACTGAAAGAAGCATTTAATTATGATCATGAGGAAATCGCTGAAGTGCTGGACATCAGCGTTGAAAATTCAAGAAAAATACTCAGCCGCGCCCGGGCAATTCTTCATAATGAGCCCATTAAGGAAGTGGCTTTAACTTCTGTTGATTACCTGGATAAATACATAAACGTAATCCGGAGCGGGGATGTTAAAAGGCTGGAACAGCTGCTGACCAATGATGTAATGGTGGTTTCGGACGGTGGCGGTAAGGTGGCTGCTGCGCTGAACCCGCTGGTGGGTATAGAAAGTGCTTCGGCCTTTTTGGCGGGTATTTATAATAAGTTTTACCAGGATATTCAGGCTGTAAAGGCTATGGTAAACCATCACCCTGCCCTGTTCTATTACGTGAATGGCCAGCTGGCAACCTGCCAGATCTTTGTATGGCGGAATGTAAAAATACACCGGGTTTATTTTGTTAGAAATCCGGATAAACTGGCTGCGTTGCAGGAAGTACGAAAGAAATGA
- the lepA gene encoding translation elongation factor 4: MKNIRNFCIIAHIDHGKSTLADRLLQTTNTISERDMMDQVLDDMDLEREKGITIKSHAIQINYKHSDGQEYILNLIDTPGHVDFSYEVSRALAACEGALLLVDATQGIQAQTISNLYLAIDNDLEIIPVINKIDMDGAMIEEVKDQIIELIGCKPDDILLASGRAGIGIEGILQAIVERIPAPDGDPQKPLQALIFDSVFNSFRGIIVYFRVLNGTIRKGDIVKFVSTDADYEAAEVGILKLKMTEKKEVGAGDVGYLITGIKNAKEVKVGDTITLKNNPTQEMIKGFQEVKPMVFAGIFPVNTDEFEELRDCMEKLQLNDASLTYELETSQALGFGFRCGFLGMLHMEIIQERLEREFNQTVITTVPNVSFIAYTTNGEKVIVNNPTQFPDPVKTDRIEEPYIKAQIITKPEYIGNIMTLCLGKRGILLNQSYLTTTRVELHFEMPLTEIVFDFYDKLKSQTRGYASFDYHPIGYRESDIVKMDILLNGDKVDALSALIHRARSQDFGRKLCEKLKELLPRQQFQIAIQAAVGAKVLARETISAMRKDVTAKCYGGDISRKRKLLEKQKEGKKRMRQIGNVEVPQEAFLAVLKLDD; the protein is encoded by the coding sequence ATGAAGAATATCCGCAATTTTTGCATTATCGCACATATTGACCATGGTAAAAGTACCCTGGCAGACAGACTGTTACAAACCACCAATACCATCAGCGAACGGGACATGATGGACCAGGTTCTGGACGATATGGACCTGGAGAGGGAAAAAGGGATAACCATCAAGAGCCACGCCATTCAAATTAACTATAAACATTCTGATGGTCAGGAATATATCCTGAACCTGATTGACACCCCCGGACACGTAGATTTTAGCTACGAAGTTAGCCGTGCACTGGCTGCCTGCGAAGGCGCCCTGCTCCTGGTTGACGCCACCCAGGGTATTCAGGCCCAAACCATCAGCAACCTGTACCTGGCCATCGATAACGACCTGGAGATCATCCCGGTTATCAATAAAATTGATATGGATGGCGCCATGATCGAAGAGGTAAAGGACCAGATCATTGAACTGATCGGTTGCAAACCAGACGATATCCTGCTGGCAAGCGGACGTGCCGGTATTGGCATCGAAGGCATTTTACAGGCCATCGTTGAACGCATACCAGCCCCCGATGGCGATCCACAAAAACCTTTGCAGGCGCTGATCTTTGACAGCGTGTTCAACTCCTTCCGCGGTATCATCGTGTACTTCCGGGTACTGAATGGCACCATCCGCAAAGGCGATATCGTAAAATTCGTGTCTACCGATGCAGATTACGAGGCCGCAGAAGTGGGGATCCTCAAACTTAAGATGACGGAAAAGAAAGAAGTAGGAGCAGGAGATGTAGGTTACCTCATTACCGGTATCAAGAACGCCAAAGAAGTAAAAGTGGGTGATACCATCACCCTTAAGAATAATCCTACACAGGAAATGATCAAAGGTTTCCAGGAAGTGAAACCAATGGTTTTTGCCGGGATCTTCCCGGTGAATACAGATGAGTTTGAGGAATTGCGCGACTGCATGGAAAAACTTCAGCTGAACGACGCCTCTCTTACCTACGAACTGGAAACCTCACAAGCCCTTGGCTTCGGTTTCCGATGCGGTTTTTTAGGTATGCTGCACATGGAAATCATCCAGGAACGACTGGAGCGCGAGTTTAACCAAACTGTGATCACCACCGTTCCCAACGTGAGCTTTATTGCTTACACCACAAACGGTGAAAAGGTGATTGTGAACAACCCTACACAATTCCCTGATCCTGTAAAAACTGACAGGATTGAAGAGCCTTACATCAAAGCCCAGATCATTACAAAGCCTGAGTATATCGGTAACATCATGACGCTTTGCCTTGGCAAACGTGGCATTTTGTTGAACCAGAGTTATCTTACCACTACCCGGGTAGAGTTACATTTTGAAATGCCCCTGACAGAGATTGTATTCGATTTCTACGATAAATTGAAGAGTCAGACCCGTGGATACGCCTCATTCGATTACCATCCTATTGGCTACCGCGAAAGCGATATCGTTAAGATGGATATCCTGCTGAACGGCGACAAGGTGGATGCATTGAGCGCATTGATCCACCGTGCCCGCTCCCAGGATTTCGGTCGCAAGCTTTGTGAAAAATTGAAAGAGTTATTACCACGTCAGCAATTCCAGATCGCCATCCAGGCTGCCGTAGGCGCCAAAGTACTGGCCCGTGAAACTATCAGCGCCATGCGTAAAGACGTTACTGCCAAATGTTATGGAGGTGACATCAGCCGTAAACGTAAACTGTTGGAAAAACAGAAAGAAGGTAAAAAGCGTATGCGCCAGATAGGTAATGTGGAAGTTCCGCAGGAAGCCTTCCTGGCAGTGTTGAAACTCGACGATTAA
- a CDS encoding TonB-dependent receptor: MIRFSFILALLFSTVFSVFAKNPTDGFGTIKGKVTTADGQPAASVTVVLRGTKKAAITEENGTFTLVHIKSGNYEIEITQVGFETIVQPVRVDGNSITAVSIQLKLSSKQLQEVVVTSGRKGYAISSSDYVSKMPLKNMENPQVYTSIGKNLLTEQLVFSVDDALRNAPGVQKMWDATGRSGDGGSYYNMRGFIVQSTLRNGIAGNVAALTDAANLEKMEVIKGPSATLFGNVLTSYGGLMNRVTKKPYDHLGGEVSYSTGSFEFNRVAVDINSPLDSAKNVLFRVNALYRYDGSFMDNGWNKGFVLAPSLSYKVNNKLNFLLDAEFYSGQNTGLNVYFFPYDLTVSSLGTNRADQLNIDYKRSYASDDLYQTSRNMNFFGQMNYTISNNWKSQTSLSVTNSYSDGASPYFYLLSTGAVKNTSETGSGYISRNDQFTDNSKDQVIELQQNFTGDFTIGGFRNRFTGGLDFTHHFSDQYFSGNTFDTIYAVGEIPTYRNFNRTNLDRLYMDKGYSFTYPINFMANTYSAYASDLFNITDNLMVLAALRLDHFNNRGPADDITGTYINSVPYNQTFLSPKFGIVFQPVKDQVSLFANYQNSFTNKYGTNGDPTGSSNDKHNDFKPEQANQLEGGVKLDVFNGKLTTSLSVYQIKVKDVIRPMPGNSLFSIQDGTQISKGVDAEIVASPIDGLSLIAGVSYNDSKYEKATDENVEGLRPATAGSPWVANWWISYRLQNLQLKGLGAGFGGNYASDNKVMNSKNLGTFILPEYTVLNASLFYDQPKFRLSVKLDNLTNKKYWVGYSSLIPQKLRNFGASIAFKF, encoded by the coding sequence ATGATAAGGTTCTCATTTATTCTGGCTCTGTTATTTAGCACCGTTTTCAGCGTTTTTGCAAAAAATCCCACTGATGGTTTTGGCACAATTAAAGGAAAGGTTACCACCGCTGATGGTCAACCTGCCGCCTCTGTAACCGTAGTGCTGAGAGGCACCAAAAAAGCAGCCATAACCGAAGAAAATGGCACGTTCACCCTGGTACATATAAAATCAGGAAATTATGAGATCGAGATTACCCAGGTTGGGTTTGAAACAATTGTACAACCTGTACGGGTAGATGGCAATAGTATAACGGCGGTTTCCATTCAATTAAAATTGTCGTCCAAACAATTGCAGGAAGTAGTGGTAACCAGCGGCCGTAAAGGATATGCCATCTCAAGCAGTGATTATGTGTCGAAAATGCCCTTGAAGAACATGGAAAACCCGCAGGTATATACAAGCATTGGCAAAAACCTGCTTACCGAACAATTGGTATTTTCGGTTGACGATGCCTTACGCAATGCGCCTGGCGTACAAAAAATGTGGGATGCTACCGGCCGTAGCGGTGACGGGGGCAGTTATTATAATATGCGTGGCTTTATAGTACAAAGCACCTTGCGCAATGGCATTGCCGGTAATGTGGCCGCTTTAACAGATGCTGCCAACCTGGAAAAAATGGAAGTAATTAAAGGGCCCTCTGCTACTTTGTTTGGCAATGTACTTACTTCTTATGGCGGCTTAATGAACCGGGTTACCAAAAAGCCATATGATCATTTGGGCGGTGAAGTCAGTTATTCAACCGGTAGTTTCGAGTTCAACCGGGTTGCGGTTGATATTAACTCACCACTCGATTCAGCTAAAAATGTCTTATTCCGCGTAAATGCGTTGTACAGATATGATGGCAGTTTCATGGATAATGGCTGGAATAAGGGATTTGTTCTTGCTCCCAGCCTTTCTTATAAAGTAAACAACAAACTGAACTTTTTACTCGACGCTGAGTTTTACAGCGGACAGAACACAGGCCTGAACGTTTATTTCTTCCCGTACGATCTTACGGTCTCTTCCTTAGGAACAAACAGGGCCGATCAGCTTAATATTGATTATAAACGCTCTTATGCAAGCGACGATCTGTACCAGACTTCCAGGAACATGAATTTCTTTGGTCAAATGAACTATACAATCTCCAATAACTGGAAGTCGCAAACCTCTTTGTCTGTTACCAACAGTTATTCCGATGGCGCTTCCCCCTACTTTTATCTCTTGTCAACCGGCGCGGTAAAAAACACTTCGGAAACAGGTAGCGGTTACATCTCAAGAAATGATCAATTCACAGATAACAGCAAAGACCAGGTTATTGAATTACAACAGAACTTTACCGGTGATTTTACAATCGGTGGTTTCAGGAACCGCTTTACAGGCGGACTTGATTTCACGCATCATTTTTCTGACCAGTATTTTTCAGGCAATACGTTTGATACCATTTATGCAGTGGGTGAAATTCCTACCTACCGGAATTTCAACCGCACTAACCTGGACAGGTTATATATGGATAAGGGGTATTCTTTTACTTACCCCATCAATTTTATGGCCAATACCTACAGCGCGTATGCATCTGATCTGTTTAATATAACCGATAACTTAATGGTACTGGCAGCCTTACGGCTCGATCATTTTAATAACCGTGGCCCGGCTGATGACATCACCGGAACGTATATAAATTCCGTTCCTTATAATCAGACCTTTCTGTCACCCAAGTTTGGTATCGTGTTTCAACCGGTAAAAGACCAGGTATCGCTGTTTGCCAATTACCAGAATTCGTTTACAAATAAATACGGCACAAACGGTGACCCTACTGGCAGCAGCAATGATAAACACAATGACTTTAAACCTGAACAGGCCAATCAATTGGAAGGCGGGGTAAAACTGGATGTTTTCAATGGTAAATTAACCACCTCTTTAAGTGTATATCAGATAAAGGTAAAAGATGTAATACGGCCAATGCCCGGTAATTCATTGTTTTCTATACAGGATGGAACACAAATAAGCAAGGGGGTGGATGCCGAGATCGTTGCCAGCCCCATTGATGGATTAAGCCTGATAGCCGGCGTTTCTTACAACGACTCAAAATATGAGAAAGCAACCGATGAAAATGTAGAAGGCTTGAGGCCAGCTACGGCTGGTTCGCCCTGGGTAGCCAACTGGTGGATCAGTTACCGGTTGCAAAACCTGCAATTAAAAGGGCTGGGAGCTGGTTTTGGCGGTAATTATGCCAGTGATAATAAAGTAATGAACAGTAAAAACCTGGGTACATTTATATTACCTGAGTATACGGTATTGAATGCCTCTTTGTTTTATGATCAACCAAAGTTCAGGTTATCGGTTAAGCTGGATAACCTCACAAATAAGAAATATTGGGTAGGCTATAGCAGTCTTATACCACAAAAGCTCAGAAATTTTGGCGCCAGCATAGCATTCAAGTTCTAA